Proteins from one Acidobacteriota bacterium genomic window:
- a CDS encoding amidohydrolase family protein, with amino-acid sequence MKRLLLFSLAVLFLNVTARAQEKPHAFVGAEIIPIAGAPISNGVLVVHKGKIVAVGPAKTTQIPADAERHEVSGKVLMPGLVDSHSHIGGPGGGDGSGPFHPDTRVLDAINVRDAGIQKAQAGGITTVNVMPGSGHLSSGQTLYLKLRDGQTIDDLLIFDADGKMYGGLKMANGTNSIRPQPPFPGTRGKSAALVRDQFVKAQEYREKIRRANGDREKMPPRDLAMETLVEVLDGKRVVHYHTHRHDDILTVLRVSKEFGFKVVLHHVSEGWKVANEIAAAKAPASIIVIDSPGGKMETMDASFANGSILDRAGVLTGFHTDDGITDSRFFLRSAALAVRAGMSRDRALYGMTMANAKMLDLDQRVGSLEVGKDADFILLSGDPLSVYTKVLETYVDGTKVFDRKDPKDYLYATGGYGASRNQVMHLDCFDHDEE; translated from the coding sequence ATGAAACGTCTTCTCCTCTTCAGTCTGGCCGTGCTGTTTTTGAACGTAACCGCTCGTGCCCAGGAAAAACCCCACGCGTTTGTTGGGGCTGAAATCATTCCAATTGCCGGAGCCCCGATCTCCAACGGGGTGCTGGTGGTCCACAAAGGTAAAATTGTCGCGGTTGGTCCGGCCAAAACCACCCAAATCCCGGCGGATGCTGAACGTCACGAGGTATCAGGCAAGGTGCTGATGCCCGGTCTGGTTGATTCGCATAGCCACATCGGTGGCCCTGGCGGTGGCGATGGAAGCGGACCATTTCACCCGGATACGCGGGTGCTCGATGCCATCAACGTTCGCGATGCCGGCATTCAAAAAGCCCAGGCAGGCGGGATCACTACCGTGAATGTCATGCCCGGCTCGGGTCACCTGTCCAGTGGTCAAACCTTGTACTTGAAGTTGCGGGATGGCCAGACAATTGATGATCTTTTGATCTTTGACGCCGACGGAAAAATGTATGGCGGGTTGAAAATGGCCAACGGCACCAACTCGATTCGGCCTCAGCCTCCCTTCCCTGGGACACGAGGCAAATCAGCCGCACTGGTCCGTGATCAATTTGTCAAAGCTCAGGAATATCGCGAGAAAATACGCCGTGCCAATGGCGACCGGGAAAAAATGCCTCCTCGCGATCTGGCAATGGAGACACTGGTTGAAGTCCTTGATGGCAAACGAGTGGTGCATTATCACACCCACCGCCACGATGACATTTTGACCGTCCTGCGGGTGTCAAAGGAATTCGGGTTTAAAGTGGTGCTCCACCATGTCAGCGAAGGGTGGAAAGTCGCCAACGAAATCGCGGCGGCCAAGGCGCCGGCATCCATCATTGTGATTGACAGTCCCGGCGGAAAAATGGAAACGATGGATGCCTCGTTTGCCAATGGCAGCATTCTGGATCGAGCTGGAGTCCTGACTGGGTTTCATACGGATGATGGGATTACCGATTCCCGATTTTTCCTGCGTTCAGCCGCGCTGGCGGTTCGTGCTGGAATGTCACGCGACCGGGCACTGTATGGCATGACAATGGCCAACGCCAAAATGCTGGATCTGGACCAGCGTGTTGGCTCGCTCGAAGTCGGCAAGGATGCTGATTTTATTCTCCTCTCGGGGGATCCGCTGAGTGTTTACACCAAGGTTTTGGAAACATATGTTGATGGAACCAAAGTGTTTGACCGCAAAGACCCGAAAGATTACCTGTATGCCACGGGCGGGTACGGGGCCAGCCGCAATCAGGTCATGCACCTCGATTGCTTTGACCACGATGAGGAGTAA